In Halobacteria archaeon AArc-dxtr1, the sequence GGAGAGGGCGGCCCCGATCAGCGGCGGCGGCGTCTCGGGCCGCGAGTAGAGTTGCGCCTGCTCGACGTCGACCCGGCCGTGATGGGTCACCTGCTCGCCGTCCCAGAGCCGCCGCATGACGTCGGCACACTCCTCGAGCCGGGCGTTTCGTTCGCGCTTGACGGGCCAGTCGGTACCCGTGATCCCCTCGTTTAAGAGCTGGCCGCTGCCGACGGCCAGCCAGAACCGTTCGGGGTACATCTCGCGCAGCGTCGCGGCCCCCTGGGCGATGATCGCCGGATGGTACCGGTAGCCCGGCGCGTTGACCGTCCCGAATCTGAGGTCGGTCGCCTCGAGCGCCGAGCCGAGCCACGACCAGACGAGCCCCGACTCGCCCTGACGCTCGCTCCAGGGGTGGAAGTGATCCGAGGCGAGCGCGTGATCGAAGCCTGCCTCGTCCGCGAGCTGGACGTACTCGAGGGCCGCACTCGGAGCGAACTGTTCGTGAGAGACGTGGTAGCCGAGTTCAGTCATCGAGACCCTCCGTCGGAGTCGACCGTTGTCCGCTGCGAGCGGTTCGCGATCCGTTTGCGTGGCTCATCACGGTCGGATCTGCGACGGATCAGCACTTAGTTTTCCGCCGTGGTTGTGCCAGACGCCGAGTCGAATCACTCGGAGCCGTGCCGCTTGAACAGCGGCGCAGCGGCCCCGCCTTCGAGCGCTTCGGGCGGGAACTCGTCTACATCACTCGCGCTCGCGAGATATATCGCGCTGTTTATCAGCCCGATATGGCTGAATGCTTGCGGAAAGTTCCCGAGGAAGGTACCGTCGTCGGCGTGGATCATCTCCGAGAGCAGGCCGAGATCGGAGGTGTGCTCAAGCAGGGACTCGAAGATTTCGTTGGCCTCTTCGAGGCGTCCCGAGAGCACCAGCGCGTCGACCAGCCAGAACGAACAGAGGACGAACCCACCGGGCTCTCGCGGGCGGGCGGGACTGTTCCCGAACCGGAAGACGAGCCCGTCGTCGGTCGTCAACTCCTCCATGATCGTATCGATCGTGTTCTGGACGCGCTCGTCGTCGGCCGGCAGGAAGTCGTAGAGCGGAATCAACAGCGCGGTCGCGTCGAGCGCGTCCTCGGCGCCGAAGAACTGGACGAAGCTCCCCTTCTCTTCGTTGTAGCCGCGCTCCTCGATCGTGTCCCGAATCGTCGAGCGCGTGGTCTCCCACCGATCGATCGGCGCGTCGCGCTCGTACTGGCCGGCGAGTCGAATCGCGCGGTCGAGCGCGACCCAGCAGAGTAGCTTGGCGTGGACGAAGTGCTCGTGTAAGTCGCGAAACTCCCAGAGGCTCTTGTCCTGTTCGTCCCAGTGCTCGCAGACGTAATTCGCGAGCGCGCGGATCGACTCCCAGTCCCGATCGGTGAGGCCGTTTTCGTATCGA encodes:
- a CDS encoding TIGR03885 family FMN-dependent LLM class oxidoreductase; translated protein: MTELGYHVSHEQFAPSAALEYVQLADEAGFDHALASDHFHPWSERQGESGLVWSWLGSALEATDLRFGTVNAPGYRYHPAIIAQGAATLREMYPERFWLAVGSGQLLNEGITGTDWPVKRERNARLEECADVMRRLWDGEQVTHHGRVDVEQAQLYSRPETPPPLIGAALSEETASWLADWADGMITIATPDHEDDAARVDAFREKAPDKPVYLKAQHSYDESDDAALDGAYDQWHTNCVPGTVTQELRTPEQYDELSETVDEEQIEANVRVSGDIDDHVEWLENDVELDVDRVFVHNVNTNQEAFIETFGKEVLPQFQ